Proteins encoded by one window of Macaca fascicularis isolate 582-1 chromosome 10, T2T-MFA8v1.1:
- the EWSR1 gene encoding RNA-binding protein EWS isoform X8 translates to MASTDYSTYSQAAAQQGYSAYTAQPTQGYAQTTQAYGQQSYGTYGQPTDVSYTQAQTTATYGQTAYATSYGQPPTGYTTPTAPQAYSQPVQGYGTGAYDTTTATVTTTQASYAAQSAYGTQPAYPAYGQQPAATAPTRPQDGNKPTETSQPQSSTGGYNQPSLGYGQSNYSYPQVPGSYPMQPVTAPPSYPPTSYSSTQPTSYDQSSYSQQNTYGQPSSYGQQSSYGQQSSYGQQPPTSYPPQTGSYSQAPSQYSQQSSSYGQQSSFRQDHPSSMGVYGQESGGFSGPGENRSMSGPDNRGRGRGGFDRGGMSRGGRGGGRGGMGSAGERGGFNKPGGPMDEGPDLDLGPPVDPDEDSDNSAIYVQGLNDNVTLDDLADFFKQCGVVKMNKRTGQPMIHIYLDKETGKPKGDATVSYEDPPTAKAAVEWFDGKDFQGSKLKVSLARKKPPMNSMRGGMPPREGRGMPPPLRGGPGGPGGPGGPMGRMGGRGGDRGGFPPRGPRGSRGNPSGGGNVQHRAGDWQCPNPGCGNQNFAWRTECNQCKAPKPEGFLPPPFPPPGGDRGRGGPGGMRGGRGGLMDRGGPGGMFRGGRGGDRGGFRGGRGMDRGGFGGGRRGGPGGPPGPLMEQMGGRRGGRGGPGKMDKGEHRQERRDRPY, encoded by the exons GCATATGGGCAACAAAGCTATGGAACCTATGGACAGCCCACTGATGTCAGCTATACCCAGGCTCAGACCACTGCAACCTATGGGCAGACCGCCTATGCAACTTCTTATGGACAGCCTCCCACTG GTTATACTACTCCAACTGCCCCCCAGGCATACAGCCAGCCTGTCCAGGGGTATGGCACTGGTGCTTATGATACCACCACTGCTACAGTCACCACCACCCAGGCCTCCTATGCAGCTCAGTCTGCATATGGCACTCAGCCTGCTTATCCAGCCTATGGGcagcagccagcagccactgcACCTACAAG ACCACAGGATGGAAACAAGCCCACTGAGACTAGTCAACCTCAGTCTAGCACAGGGGGTTACAACCAGCCCAGCCTAGGATATGGACAGAGTAACTACAGTTATCCCCAGGTACCTGGGAGCTACCCCATGCAGCCAGTCACCGCACCTCCATCTTACCCTCCTACCAG CTATTCTTCTACACAGCCGACTAGTTATGATCAGAGCAGTTACTCTCAGCAGAACACCTATGGGCAACCGAGCAGCTATGGACAGCAGAGTAGCTATGGTCAACAAAGCAGCTATGGGCAGCAGCCTCCCACTAGTTACCCACCCCAAACTGGATCCTACAGTCAAGCTCCAAGTCAATATAGCCAACAGAGCAGCAGCTACGGGCAGCAGA GTTCATTCCGACAGGACCACCCCAGTAGCATGGGTGTTTATGGGCAGGAGTCTGGAGGATTTTCCGGACCAGGAGAGAACCGGAGCATGAGTGGCCCTGATAACCGGGGCAGGGGAAGAGGGGGATTTGATCGTGGAGGCATGAGCAGAGGTGGGCGGGGAGGAGGACGCGGTGGAATGGG CAGCGCTGGAGAGCGAGGTGGCTTCAATAAGCCTGGTG GACCCATGGATGAAGGACCAGATCTTGATCTAG GCCCACCTGTAGATCCAGATGAAGACTCTGACAACAGTGCAATTTATGTACAAGGATTAAATGACAATGTGACTCTAGATGATCTGGCAGACTTCTTTAAGCAATGTGGGGTTGTTAAG ATGAACAAGAGAACTGGGCAACCCATGATCCACATCTACCTGGACAAGGAAACAGGAAAGCCCAAAGGCGATGCCACAGTGTCCTATGAAGACCCACCTACGGCCAAGGCTGCCGTGGAATGGTTTGACG GGAAAGATTTTCAAGGGAGCAAACTTAAAGTCTCTCTTGCTCGGAAGAAGCCTCCAATGAACAGTATGAGGGGGGGTATGCCACCCCGTGAGGGCAGAGGGATGCCACCACCACTCCGCGGAG GTCCAGGAGGCCCAGGAGGTCCTGGGGGACCCATGGGTCGCATGGGAGGCCGTGGAGGAGATAGAGGAGGCTTTCCTCCAAGAGGACCCCGGGGTTCCCGAGGGAACCCCTCCGGAGGAGGAAACGTCCAGCACCGAGCTGGAGACTGGCAGTGTCCCAATCC GGGTTGTGGAAACCAGAACTTCGCCTGGAGAACAGAGTGCAACCAGTGTAAGGCCCCAAAGCCTGAAGGCTTCCTCCCGCCACCCTTCCCGCCCCCGG GTGGTGATCGTGGCAGAGGTGGCCCTGGTGGCATGCGGGGAGGAAGAGGTGGCCTCATGGATCGTGGTGGTCCCGGTGGAATGTTCAGAGGTGGCCGTGGTGGAGACAGAGGTGGCTTCCGTGGTGGCCGGGGCATGGACCGAGGTGGCTTTGGTGGAGGAAGACGAGGTGGCCCTGGAGGGCCCCCTGGACCTTTGATGGAACAgatgggaggaagaagaggaggacgTGGAGGACCTGGAAAAATGGATAA AGGCGAGCACCGTCAGGAGCGCAGAGATCGGCCCTACTAG
- the EWSR1 gene encoding RNA-binding protein EWS isoform X1, with protein MASTDYSTYSQAAAQQGYSAYTAQPTQGYAQTTQAYGQQSYGTYGQPTDVSYTQAQTTATYGQTAYATSYGQPPTVEGTSTGYTTPTAPQAYSQPVQGYGTGAYDTTTATVTTTQASYAAQSAYGTQPAYPAYGQQPAATAPTRPQDGNKPTETSQPQSSTGGYNQPSLGYGQSNYSYPQVPGSYPMQPVTAPPSYPPTSYSSTQPTSYDQSSYSQQNTYGQPSSYGQQSSYGQQSSYGQQPPTSYPPQTGSYSQAPSQYSQQSSSYGQQSSFRQDHPSSMGVYGQESGGFSGPGENRSMSGPDNRGRGRGGFDRGGMSRGGRGGGRGGMGSAGERGGFNKPGGPMDEGPDLDLGPPVDPDEDSDNSAIYVQGLNDNVTLDDLADFFKQCGVVKMNKRTGQPMIHIYLDKETGKPKGDATVSYEDPPTAKAAVEWFDGKDFQGSKLKVSLARKKPPMNSMRGGMPPREGRGMPPPLRGGPGGPGGPGGPMGRMGGRGGDRGGFPPRGPRGSRGNPSGGGNVQHRAGDWQCPNPSIGDFCCDVIVCRGCGNQNFAWRTECNQCKAPKPEGFLPPPFPPPGGDRGRGGPGGMRGGRGGLMDRGGPGGMFRGGRGGDRGGFRGGRGMDRGGFGGGRRGGPGGPPGPLMEQMGGRRGGRGGPGKMDKGEHRQERRDRPY; from the exons GCATATGGGCAACAAAGCTATGGAACCTATGGACAGCCCACTGATGTCAGCTATACCCAGGCTCAGACCACTGCAACCTATGGGCAGACCGCCTATGCAACTTCTTATGGACAGCCTCCCACTG TAGAAGGGACCAGTACAG GTTATACTACTCCAACTGCCCCCCAGGCATACAGCCAGCCTGTCCAGGGGTATGGCACTGGTGCTTATGATACCACCACTGCTACAGTCACCACCACCCAGGCCTCCTATGCAGCTCAGTCTGCATATGGCACTCAGCCTGCTTATCCAGCCTATGGGcagcagccagcagccactgcACCTACAAG ACCACAGGATGGAAACAAGCCCACTGAGACTAGTCAACCTCAGTCTAGCACAGGGGGTTACAACCAGCCCAGCCTAGGATATGGACAGAGTAACTACAGTTATCCCCAGGTACCTGGGAGCTACCCCATGCAGCCAGTCACCGCACCTCCATCTTACCCTCCTACCAG CTATTCTTCTACACAGCCGACTAGTTATGATCAGAGCAGTTACTCTCAGCAGAACACCTATGGGCAACCGAGCAGCTATGGACAGCAGAGTAGCTATGGTCAACAAAGCAGCTATGGGCAGCAGCCTCCCACTAGTTACCCACCCCAAACTGGATCCTACAGTCAAGCTCCAAGTCAATATAGCCAACAGAGCAGCAGCTACGGGCAGCAGA GTTCATTCCGACAGGACCACCCCAGTAGCATGGGTGTTTATGGGCAGGAGTCTGGAGGATTTTCCGGACCAGGAGAGAACCGGAGCATGAGTGGCCCTGATAACCGGGGCAGGGGAAGAGGGGGATTTGATCGTGGAGGCATGAGCAGAGGTGGGCGGGGAGGAGGACGCGGTGGAATGGG CAGCGCTGGAGAGCGAGGTGGCTTCAATAAGCCTGGTG GACCCATGGATGAAGGACCAGATCTTGATCTAG GCCCACCTGTAGATCCAGATGAAGACTCTGACAACAGTGCAATTTATGTACAAGGATTAAATGACAATGTGACTCTAGATGATCTGGCAGACTTCTTTAAGCAATGTGGGGTTGTTAAG ATGAACAAGAGAACTGGGCAACCCATGATCCACATCTACCTGGACAAGGAAACAGGAAAGCCCAAAGGCGATGCCACAGTGTCCTATGAAGACCCACCTACGGCCAAGGCTGCCGTGGAATGGTTTGACG GGAAAGATTTTCAAGGGAGCAAACTTAAAGTCTCTCTTGCTCGGAAGAAGCCTCCAATGAACAGTATGAGGGGGGGTATGCCACCCCGTGAGGGCAGAGGGATGCCACCACCACTCCGCGGAG GTCCAGGAGGCCCAGGAGGTCCTGGGGGACCCATGGGTCGCATGGGAGGCCGTGGAGGAGATAGAGGAGGCTTTCCTCCAAGAGGACCCCGGGGTTCCCGAGGGAACCCCTCCGGAGGAGGAAACGTCCAGCACCGAGCTGGAGACTGGCAGTGTCCCAATCC TTCAATTGGTGATTTCTGCTGTGATGTAATTGTATGCAGGGGTTGTGGAAACCAGAACTTCGCCTGGAGAACAGAGTGCAACCAGTGTAAGGCCCCAAAGCCTGAAGGCTTCCTCCCGCCACCCTTCCCGCCCCCGG GTGGTGATCGTGGCAGAGGTGGCCCTGGTGGCATGCGGGGAGGAAGAGGTGGCCTCATGGATCGTGGTGGTCCCGGTGGAATGTTCAGAGGTGGCCGTGGTGGAGACAGAGGTGGCTTCCGTGGTGGCCGGGGCATGGACCGAGGTGGCTTTGGTGGAGGAAGACGAGGTGGCCCTGGAGGGCCCCCTGGACCTTTGATGGAACAgatgggaggaagaagaggaggacgTGGAGGACCTGGAAAAATGGATAA AGGCGAGCACCGTCAGGAGCGCAGAGATCGGCCCTACTAG
- the EWSR1 gene encoding RNA-binding protein EWS isoform X5, whose protein sequence is MASTDYSTYSQAAAQQGYSAYTAQPTQGYAQTTQAYGQQSYGTYGQPTDVSYTQAQTTATYGQTAYATSYGQPPTGYTTPTAPQAYSQPVQGYGTGAYDTTTATVTTTQASYAAQSAYGTQPAYPAYGQQPAATAPTRPQDGNKPTETSQPQSSTGGYNQPSLGYGQSNYSYPQVPGSYPMQPVTAPPSYPPTSYSSTQPTSYDQSSYSQQNTYGQPSSYGQQSSYGQQSSYGQQPPTSYPPQTGSYSQAPSQYSQQSSSYGQQSSFRQDHPSSMGVYGQESGGFSGPGENRSMSGPDNRGRGRGGFDRGGMSRGGRGGGRGGMGAGERGGFNKPGGPMDEGPDLDLGPPVDPDEDSDNSAIYVQGLNDNVTLDDLADFFKQCGVVKMNKRTGQPMIHIYLDKETGKPKGDATVSYEDPPTAKAAVEWFDGKDFQGSKLKVSLARKKPPMNSMRGGMPPREGRGMPPPLRGGPGGPGGPGGPMGRMGGRGGDRGGFPPRGPRGSRGNPSGGGNVQHRAGDWQCPNPSIGDFCCDVIVCRGCGNQNFAWRTECNQCKAPKPEGFLPPPFPPPGGDRGRGGPGGMRGGRGGLMDRGGPGGMFRGGRGGDRGGFRGGRGMDRGGFGGGRRGGPGGPPGPLMEQMGGRRGGRGGPGKMDKGEHRQERRDRPY, encoded by the exons GCATATGGGCAACAAAGCTATGGAACCTATGGACAGCCCACTGATGTCAGCTATACCCAGGCTCAGACCACTGCAACCTATGGGCAGACCGCCTATGCAACTTCTTATGGACAGCCTCCCACTG GTTATACTACTCCAACTGCCCCCCAGGCATACAGCCAGCCTGTCCAGGGGTATGGCACTGGTGCTTATGATACCACCACTGCTACAGTCACCACCACCCAGGCCTCCTATGCAGCTCAGTCTGCATATGGCACTCAGCCTGCTTATCCAGCCTATGGGcagcagccagcagccactgcACCTACAAG ACCACAGGATGGAAACAAGCCCACTGAGACTAGTCAACCTCAGTCTAGCACAGGGGGTTACAACCAGCCCAGCCTAGGATATGGACAGAGTAACTACAGTTATCCCCAGGTACCTGGGAGCTACCCCATGCAGCCAGTCACCGCACCTCCATCTTACCCTCCTACCAG CTATTCTTCTACACAGCCGACTAGTTATGATCAGAGCAGTTACTCTCAGCAGAACACCTATGGGCAACCGAGCAGCTATGGACAGCAGAGTAGCTATGGTCAACAAAGCAGCTATGGGCAGCAGCCTCCCACTAGTTACCCACCCCAAACTGGATCCTACAGTCAAGCTCCAAGTCAATATAGCCAACAGAGCAGCAGCTACGGGCAGCAGA GTTCATTCCGACAGGACCACCCCAGTAGCATGGGTGTTTATGGGCAGGAGTCTGGAGGATTTTCCGGACCAGGAGAGAACCGGAGCATGAGTGGCCCTGATAACCGGGGCAGGGGAAGAGGGGGATTTGATCGTGGAGGCATGAGCAGAGGTGGGCGGGGAGGAGGACGCGGTGGAATGGG CGCTGGAGAGCGAGGTGGCTTCAATAAGCCTGGTG GACCCATGGATGAAGGACCAGATCTTGATCTAG GCCCACCTGTAGATCCAGATGAAGACTCTGACAACAGTGCAATTTATGTACAAGGATTAAATGACAATGTGACTCTAGATGATCTGGCAGACTTCTTTAAGCAATGTGGGGTTGTTAAG ATGAACAAGAGAACTGGGCAACCCATGATCCACATCTACCTGGACAAGGAAACAGGAAAGCCCAAAGGCGATGCCACAGTGTCCTATGAAGACCCACCTACGGCCAAGGCTGCCGTGGAATGGTTTGACG GGAAAGATTTTCAAGGGAGCAAACTTAAAGTCTCTCTTGCTCGGAAGAAGCCTCCAATGAACAGTATGAGGGGGGGTATGCCACCCCGTGAGGGCAGAGGGATGCCACCACCACTCCGCGGAG GTCCAGGAGGCCCAGGAGGTCCTGGGGGACCCATGGGTCGCATGGGAGGCCGTGGAGGAGATAGAGGAGGCTTTCCTCCAAGAGGACCCCGGGGTTCCCGAGGGAACCCCTCCGGAGGAGGAAACGTCCAGCACCGAGCTGGAGACTGGCAGTGTCCCAATCC TTCAATTGGTGATTTCTGCTGTGATGTAATTGTATGCAGGGGTTGTGGAAACCAGAACTTCGCCTGGAGAACAGAGTGCAACCAGTGTAAGGCCCCAAAGCCTGAAGGCTTCCTCCCGCCACCCTTCCCGCCCCCGG GTGGTGATCGTGGCAGAGGTGGCCCTGGTGGCATGCGGGGAGGAAGAGGTGGCCTCATGGATCGTGGTGGTCCCGGTGGAATGTTCAGAGGTGGCCGTGGTGGAGACAGAGGTGGCTTCCGTGGTGGCCGGGGCATGGACCGAGGTGGCTTTGGTGGAGGAAGACGAGGTGGCCCTGGAGGGCCCCCTGGACCTTTGATGGAACAgatgggaggaagaagaggaggacgTGGAGGACCTGGAAAAATGGATAA AGGCGAGCACCGTCAGGAGCGCAGAGATCGGCCCTACTAG
- the EWSR1 gene encoding RNA-binding protein EWS isoform X6, which yields MASTDYSTYSQAAAQQGYSAYTAQPTQGYAQTTQAYGQQSYGTYGQPTDVSYTQAQTTATYGQTAYATSYGQPPTVEGTSTGYTTPTAPQAYSQPVQGYGTGAYDTTTATVTTTQASYAAQSAYGTQPAYPAYGQQPAATAPTRPQDGNKPTETSQPQSSTGGYNQPSLGYGQSNYSYPQVPGSYPMQPVTAPPSYPPTSYSSTQPTSYDQSSYSQQNTYGQPSSYGQQSSYGQQSSYGQQPPTSYPPQTGSYSQAPSQYSQQSSSYGQQSSFRQDHPSSMGVYGQESGGFSGPGENRSMSGPDNRGRGRGGFDRGGMSRGGRGGGRGGMGSAGERGGFNKPGGPMDEGPDLDLGPPVDPDEDSDNSAIYVQGLNDNVTLDDLADFFKQCGVVKMNKRTGQPMIHIYLDKETGKPKGDATVSYEDPPTAKAAVEWFDGKDFQGSKLKVSLARKKPPMNSMRGGMPPREGRGMPPPLRGGPGGPGGPGGPMGRMGGRGGDRGGFPPRGPRGSRGNPSGGGNVQHRAGDWQCPNPGCGNQNFAWRTECNQCKAPKPEGFLPPPFPPPGGDRGRGGPGGMRGGRGGLMDRGGPGGMFRGGRGGDRGGFRGGRGMDRGGFGGGRRGGPGGPPGPLMEQMGGRRGGRGGPGKMDKGEHRQERRDRPY from the exons GCATATGGGCAACAAAGCTATGGAACCTATGGACAGCCCACTGATGTCAGCTATACCCAGGCTCAGACCACTGCAACCTATGGGCAGACCGCCTATGCAACTTCTTATGGACAGCCTCCCACTG TAGAAGGGACCAGTACAG GTTATACTACTCCAACTGCCCCCCAGGCATACAGCCAGCCTGTCCAGGGGTATGGCACTGGTGCTTATGATACCACCACTGCTACAGTCACCACCACCCAGGCCTCCTATGCAGCTCAGTCTGCATATGGCACTCAGCCTGCTTATCCAGCCTATGGGcagcagccagcagccactgcACCTACAAG ACCACAGGATGGAAACAAGCCCACTGAGACTAGTCAACCTCAGTCTAGCACAGGGGGTTACAACCAGCCCAGCCTAGGATATGGACAGAGTAACTACAGTTATCCCCAGGTACCTGGGAGCTACCCCATGCAGCCAGTCACCGCACCTCCATCTTACCCTCCTACCAG CTATTCTTCTACACAGCCGACTAGTTATGATCAGAGCAGTTACTCTCAGCAGAACACCTATGGGCAACCGAGCAGCTATGGACAGCAGAGTAGCTATGGTCAACAAAGCAGCTATGGGCAGCAGCCTCCCACTAGTTACCCACCCCAAACTGGATCCTACAGTCAAGCTCCAAGTCAATATAGCCAACAGAGCAGCAGCTACGGGCAGCAGA GTTCATTCCGACAGGACCACCCCAGTAGCATGGGTGTTTATGGGCAGGAGTCTGGAGGATTTTCCGGACCAGGAGAGAACCGGAGCATGAGTGGCCCTGATAACCGGGGCAGGGGAAGAGGGGGATTTGATCGTGGAGGCATGAGCAGAGGTGGGCGGGGAGGAGGACGCGGTGGAATGGG CAGCGCTGGAGAGCGAGGTGGCTTCAATAAGCCTGGTG GACCCATGGATGAAGGACCAGATCTTGATCTAG GCCCACCTGTAGATCCAGATGAAGACTCTGACAACAGTGCAATTTATGTACAAGGATTAAATGACAATGTGACTCTAGATGATCTGGCAGACTTCTTTAAGCAATGTGGGGTTGTTAAG ATGAACAAGAGAACTGGGCAACCCATGATCCACATCTACCTGGACAAGGAAACAGGAAAGCCCAAAGGCGATGCCACAGTGTCCTATGAAGACCCACCTACGGCCAAGGCTGCCGTGGAATGGTTTGACG GGAAAGATTTTCAAGGGAGCAAACTTAAAGTCTCTCTTGCTCGGAAGAAGCCTCCAATGAACAGTATGAGGGGGGGTATGCCACCCCGTGAGGGCAGAGGGATGCCACCACCACTCCGCGGAG GTCCAGGAGGCCCAGGAGGTCCTGGGGGACCCATGGGTCGCATGGGAGGCCGTGGAGGAGATAGAGGAGGCTTTCCTCCAAGAGGACCCCGGGGTTCCCGAGGGAACCCCTCCGGAGGAGGAAACGTCCAGCACCGAGCTGGAGACTGGCAGTGTCCCAATCC GGGTTGTGGAAACCAGAACTTCGCCTGGAGAACAGAGTGCAACCAGTGTAAGGCCCCAAAGCCTGAAGGCTTCCTCCCGCCACCCTTCCCGCCCCCGG GTGGTGATCGTGGCAGAGGTGGCCCTGGTGGCATGCGGGGAGGAAGAGGTGGCCTCATGGATCGTGGTGGTCCCGGTGGAATGTTCAGAGGTGGCCGTGGTGGAGACAGAGGTGGCTTCCGTGGTGGCCGGGGCATGGACCGAGGTGGCTTTGGTGGAGGAAGACGAGGTGGCCCTGGAGGGCCCCCTGGACCTTTGATGGAACAgatgggaggaagaagaggaggacgTGGAGGACCTGGAAAAATGGATAA AGGCGAGCACCGTCAGGAGCGCAGAGATCGGCCCTACTAG
- the EWSR1 gene encoding RNA-binding protein EWS isoform X4: MASTDYSTYSQAAAQQGYSAYTAQPTQGYAQTTQAYGQQSYGTYGQPTDVSYTQAQTTATYGQTAYATSYGQPPTGYTTPTAPQAYSQPVQGYGTGAYDTTTATVTTTQASYAAQSAYGTQPAYPAYGQQPAATAPTRPQDGNKPTETSQPQSSTGGYNQPSLGYGQSNYSYPQVPGSYPMQPVTAPPSYPPTSYSSTQPTSYDQSSYSQQNTYGQPSSYGQQSSYGQQSSYGQQPPTSYPPQTGSYSQAPSQYSQQSSSYGQQSSFRQDHPSSMGVYGQESGGFSGPGENRSMSGPDNRGRGRGGFDRGGMSRGGRGGGRGGMGSAGERGGFNKPGGPMDEGPDLDLGPPVDPDEDSDNSAIYVQGLNDNVTLDDLADFFKQCGVVKMNKRTGQPMIHIYLDKETGKPKGDATVSYEDPPTAKAAVEWFDGKDFQGSKLKVSLARKKPPMNSMRGGMPPREGRGMPPPLRGGPGGPGGPGGPMGRMGGRGGDRGGFPPRGPRGSRGNPSGGGNVQHRAGDWQCPNPSIGDFCCDVIVCRGCGNQNFAWRTECNQCKAPKPEGFLPPPFPPPGGDRGRGGPGGMRGGRGGLMDRGGPGGMFRGGRGGDRGGFRGGRGMDRGGFGGGRRGGPGGPPGPLMEQMGGRRGGRGGPGKMDKGEHRQERRDRPY, encoded by the exons GCATATGGGCAACAAAGCTATGGAACCTATGGACAGCCCACTGATGTCAGCTATACCCAGGCTCAGACCACTGCAACCTATGGGCAGACCGCCTATGCAACTTCTTATGGACAGCCTCCCACTG GTTATACTACTCCAACTGCCCCCCAGGCATACAGCCAGCCTGTCCAGGGGTATGGCACTGGTGCTTATGATACCACCACTGCTACAGTCACCACCACCCAGGCCTCCTATGCAGCTCAGTCTGCATATGGCACTCAGCCTGCTTATCCAGCCTATGGGcagcagccagcagccactgcACCTACAAG ACCACAGGATGGAAACAAGCCCACTGAGACTAGTCAACCTCAGTCTAGCACAGGGGGTTACAACCAGCCCAGCCTAGGATATGGACAGAGTAACTACAGTTATCCCCAGGTACCTGGGAGCTACCCCATGCAGCCAGTCACCGCACCTCCATCTTACCCTCCTACCAG CTATTCTTCTACACAGCCGACTAGTTATGATCAGAGCAGTTACTCTCAGCAGAACACCTATGGGCAACCGAGCAGCTATGGACAGCAGAGTAGCTATGGTCAACAAAGCAGCTATGGGCAGCAGCCTCCCACTAGTTACCCACCCCAAACTGGATCCTACAGTCAAGCTCCAAGTCAATATAGCCAACAGAGCAGCAGCTACGGGCAGCAGA GTTCATTCCGACAGGACCACCCCAGTAGCATGGGTGTTTATGGGCAGGAGTCTGGAGGATTTTCCGGACCAGGAGAGAACCGGAGCATGAGTGGCCCTGATAACCGGGGCAGGGGAAGAGGGGGATTTGATCGTGGAGGCATGAGCAGAGGTGGGCGGGGAGGAGGACGCGGTGGAATGGG CAGCGCTGGAGAGCGAGGTGGCTTCAATAAGCCTGGTG GACCCATGGATGAAGGACCAGATCTTGATCTAG GCCCACCTGTAGATCCAGATGAAGACTCTGACAACAGTGCAATTTATGTACAAGGATTAAATGACAATGTGACTCTAGATGATCTGGCAGACTTCTTTAAGCAATGTGGGGTTGTTAAG ATGAACAAGAGAACTGGGCAACCCATGATCCACATCTACCTGGACAAGGAAACAGGAAAGCCCAAAGGCGATGCCACAGTGTCCTATGAAGACCCACCTACGGCCAAGGCTGCCGTGGAATGGTTTGACG GGAAAGATTTTCAAGGGAGCAAACTTAAAGTCTCTCTTGCTCGGAAGAAGCCTCCAATGAACAGTATGAGGGGGGGTATGCCACCCCGTGAGGGCAGAGGGATGCCACCACCACTCCGCGGAG GTCCAGGAGGCCCAGGAGGTCCTGGGGGACCCATGGGTCGCATGGGAGGCCGTGGAGGAGATAGAGGAGGCTTTCCTCCAAGAGGACCCCGGGGTTCCCGAGGGAACCCCTCCGGAGGAGGAAACGTCCAGCACCGAGCTGGAGACTGGCAGTGTCCCAATCC TTCAATTGGTGATTTCTGCTGTGATGTAATTGTATGCAGGGGTTGTGGAAACCAGAACTTCGCCTGGAGAACAGAGTGCAACCAGTGTAAGGCCCCAAAGCCTGAAGGCTTCCTCCCGCCACCCTTCCCGCCCCCGG GTGGTGATCGTGGCAGAGGTGGCCCTGGTGGCATGCGGGGAGGAAGAGGTGGCCTCATGGATCGTGGTGGTCCCGGTGGAATGTTCAGAGGTGGCCGTGGTGGAGACAGAGGTGGCTTCCGTGGTGGCCGGGGCATGGACCGAGGTGGCTTTGGTGGAGGAAGACGAGGTGGCCCTGGAGGGCCCCCTGGACCTTTGATGGAACAgatgggaggaagaagaggaggacgTGGAGGACCTGGAAAAATGGATAA AGGCGAGCACCGTCAGGAGCGCAGAGATCGGCCCTACTAG